CCAGGGCGAAGAACTCGCATTGAAGCGGCACCAGAAGGGTGTCCGCCGCACCGAGGGCATTGAGGGTCAAAAGGCCGAGCGACGGAGGACAATCGATAAAGCAGATTTCATGGCCGCGGTGCTCCTCAAGCGCCGAGCGCAGGCGCGCAGTGCGGTCCTCCACCGAAACCAGTTCTACTTCCGCTCCGCTGAGATCGACCGTCGCGGGCACAATATCGAGCCCCGGGATCGAGGTTCCATGGATACATTCGGCCAGGGGCACCTGATCGACGAGAATGTCGTAGCTCGATCCTTCCCGGTCCGCGGCGGCGACGCCCATGCCGGTCGAGGCGTTTCCCTGAGGGTCAAGATCGACCAGCAACGTGCGCCAACCGGTCGCGGCCATCGCCGTCGCTATATTGATGGCGGTCGTCGTTTTTCCGACCCCGCCCTTCTGGTTTGCAATCGCGATTGTGATCATGACCCCGCCTTTCCGGCCAAGTGGCCGACGATGATGCCCGACCTCGGGTCTGTTTGCGACTGTTCCACGTGAAACAGTGCCCTCTGCCGCTTTGGCAGGTCCTGCAATTCTTGCGCCGCCGACTGCCCCTTGGGCAACAGCCAGAGTGTGTCGCCTGTGGAAAATCGGGAGGACAACCTGATGATACGCTCCAGCGGCGCGAAAGCACGCGCGGAAATGACTGCCGCGGGGAAAGTCTCGACACTCTCCAACCGATCGCCCTCGACCCGGCAATGATCAAGCGAAAGCGTGGCGATCATGCGATCGAGCCATTCGATGCGCTTTTTCCGCGATTCCACCAGGACCACCGGCCAATCCGGTCGCATCGCCGCCACTACCAGTCCCGGCAGCCCCGCCCCGCTGCCCAGATC
The nucleotide sequence above comes from Pelagerythrobacter marensis. Encoded proteins:
- the rsmG gene encoding 16S rRNA (guanine(527)-N(7))-methyltransferase RsmG, whose product is MITGESEARDFVSARCDRAAMERIERFIQFLREENARQNLVAHSTLETVWQRHIADSAQLLDCVPRETDGVWLDLGSGAGLPGLVVAAMRPDWPVVLVESRKKRIEWLDRMIATLSLDHCRVEGDRLESVETFPAAVISARAFAPLERIIRLSSRFSTGDTLWLLPKGQSAAQELQDLPKRQRALFHVEQSQTDPRSGIIVGHLAGKAGS
- a CDS encoding ParA family protein; its protein translation is MITIAIANQKGGVGKTTTAINIATAMAATGWRTLLVDLDPQGNASTGMGVAAADREGSSYDILVDQVPLAECIHGTSIPGLDIVPATVDLSGAEVELVSVEDRTARLRSALEEHRGHEICFIDCPPSLGLLTLNALGAADTLLVPLQCEFFALEGLSQLLQTVERVQQRFNPALGIVGVVLTMFDRRNRLTDQVADDVRDCLGNLVFEAVIPRNVRLSEAPSHGLPALVYDHACAGSRAYIALARELIGRLPERRKAA